TACATATAAATGCCGTCGTCATAAGTATCTAATATCCTGTTGCCAGCAAGATTACAGCCGCCGGAATAATAGAGGTAGATACCGTCCGTAGCATTTGAAATTGTGTTGCTGTCCAGAGTACTGCCGTTTGATTGATACACACATATGCCTTCATAATAAGTATCTGAGATGGCGTTAGCTGTGAGAATGCAGTTGCTGGAACTATCCAGATGTATGCCATAATGGTCTGTGTCTGAAACCGTATTGCCTGCCAGGGTACAGCTGCCTGAGTTATACAGATGGATTCCTCTGCCGCTATCATAAGTACTTACATAAGTATTTCCTGTTATGTTTGACACTGTATTGCCGGTAAAATTGCAGTTGCCGGAATTATAGAGGTAGACCCCGTTTCCGGAAACGTTCGAGATTGTATTGCCATCTAGGGTACAGTTACCGGAGGACAGCAGGTAGATGCCGTAAGAAGATGTATTTGAAACGGTGTTGCCGGCAAGGGTGCAGTTGCTTGAAGTCTGTATATAGAACCCCTTATCTGCAGAATTCGTAACCGTATTATTGAGCAGGCGGCATCTGCTGGACCCCTGCATCTGAACACTGCAGCCATTTCCTGAGAACCTGTTGCCGTTAATGTTAACCCCGGAGACCCCGCTCATATAAATCCCTGTAGGGTATGACCCTGCAATGTTGAAACCACTTATTGTGACATCTCTGGCGCTTATTTTGAAGTTGTGGCTCAGTACACCCAGGTATTTTACAGTTGTGTCCTCAGGGTTTCCTGAATATGAGAGAATGCTCAGGTTTGAGACATTAACATTAACGTTTTCGGTATATGTCCCCGGATAGACAATAATCGTGTCTCCGGACGTTGCATTATTAACTGCATCCTGAATAGTTGTATAATTTCCGTTGCCTTCTGTATCCACATAAAGCACGGAAGGCGAAGATTTTGCGGATGCGCTGCCGTTTATTACGATAAGCAAAAAAACCAGTAGTGTTAAAATTTGTAAGCTATTTTTTTTATATAGTATACCCATTTTTTAAAGTCTCCTCACATATGAATTACATCAGTATAGGGCTGATTGTAATTTTATTCCAGACGAAATATCTTATAAATTTTTATATATTGTTGCAATATTTGTGCGGTACTGATATAAATAATTTGATGTTTAAAGGAAACCTATGCCGATATATGTCTACTGCTGAGTAAAATGGGTTAATAGAGGGCTATAAATGAGAAGTGGAATCATAAATTTGCAGAGAAAGAAGAAAATGCATATGAGAATCAAAAATATCAATTTGCAGAGAAAGAACAAATTTAGTTAAACAAAATTTCATTAAACAAAATTGCATTAAAGAAAAGTGCGTTAAACAAAATTGCATTAAATAAAAGTGCGTTAAACAAAATTGCATTAAATAAAAATACATTAAAAAAACATTAAGATGCATTGAACAAAAAGTAAAATGCATTTAAGAAACAGTAAGCAAGGAATATCTGGGAAAGCTCTGATTTCAGGATAAAGGCAGCAACAAGCTATTTTGATTTTTAATTAACTGGCTATTCGATTGAGATTGAGGAAGTCCGGAGAGGGCAGGAAAATGAGTGTTTACAGCAATGGCATTCTTTTATTCAGGTTCAGAGACGAACGACTGGAGGTGATGCTGGTCCACCCGGGCGGGCCAATCTGGGCAAAAAAAGATTATGACGTGTGGTCGATACCTAAAGGGCTGCCGGAAAAGAATGAAAGCCCTCTGGACACGGCAAAAAGAGAGTTTAGAGAAGAGACAGGTTTTGAGATTGATGGGGAGTTTATAGACATGGGAGAGATAAAACAGTCCGGCAGCAAGATAGTTCATGTGTGGGCTCTTGAAAAAGACCTGGATGTAACAGATGTCGTGAGTAATACTTTTACGCTCGAGTGGCCAAAAAATTCCGGGAAAATACGGAAATACCCCGAAGTCGATAAAGCAGGCTGGTTCGATATCGAGCTTGCCAGGAAAAAGATAAGAAAAGGGCAGGCGGGTTTTATTGACAGGCTTGTGGATATTTTACACTATTCTCAAAAGGGAGAGCGTTCAGGAAAGGAAAAAAGGTACAGGCAAACTACACTATTTTAAACAACGATAATTTTCCTTTGATTTCCCTGCTTTCCTTTGCTTTCCTTTGCTTAATTTTGCTTAACTTCGCTCGATTTCTTTTTATTTAGTTTTATTTCGCTCCATTTCGTTTTATTTCTCACTATTTCGTTTCATTTCTCACTATTTCGTTTCATTTCTCACTATTTAGTTTTAATTTGCTCTATGAGTTACTGTCCACATTATACTTTGAAAGTTCAAATCCTCTGGAATTCAATACTTATTTCTGTGGAACTTGTCCTCGAATATACATTGCCCAGTCTATCAACACGATCCCATACAACGTCATATGAATATCTGGCATAAGAGAATGGATAATTCAGCCAGAAAAGCAATTTCCTGAGATGCGATAGATCCCCATAGCCCTCTACCCACATGGATTCGCTCAAAAATCCCTTCCAAATATGGGATTTTTGCATCTGTTTCCACCGCCTGAACATATGGGCTATTATGAATAAGAAGCTACAGACGACTGCAAATTGCCTTTTTGTCATTTTTCACCCTCCACGACTAATAAACTTTATAAATTTATAAGCTTTCTACTTTTTATAATCGTAATAAACTTCATTAAATAATCTCAATCAGGACAAATTTTCCGGTATTTAGCCAGGTAAGGCTTCAAATCATCTTTTTTTGAGATTAAAATTACCTGCCGGAAAATTATCAATCTTTTTATAAAGATAAGGAAATCTTCTTTTTGATAATTTGATATGTTTAAATAAGTCTTCTTTCTCGTATAAATTTTTGCTTCAAAAAGGTCTATAAAGTTTTCGAGCGTTTTTTCAGCCGATTTCAAAACTATAAAAGTCGAAATTAATCCATTTACGGAGGGATTCATAAGTTTGAATCTCACTTCTCTCACTAATTTTATATGTATAGGGTATCTCGAATTTTTTGTATGCGAGTGTGGAGATAATGCATAACCGTTAATTTTAAAGAGTTGCCTGACCCAAAATAAAGTGTTTCTTTTCCAAAAGTTAGGTGGTCCCCTAATAATCAGTTGATATTTTCCAGATATTCATACATCCGTATCCTGCTCTCGCTTTCTGATTAATGCACACTTAATTTCCTGCTCAGGTAAGCTCAGAAAACAGGTCCAGATGAACAAAAATTATTCAACGATAAAATATCAACCAGCTAATGAGGTATAACCTAAAAACTATACCTATTTTTATTTTGACCTGAAACCAATGCCTTCCATTCTCTTTTCCAGAACATAGCTATTAAGAGTAACGGCTTATCATTTTACTTCGTATAATGCAGAGTACCTTAAAAAAGATAAAAATGTATTTTAAAGTAAAATAGGCACAGCAGGACTTCAGGTTTCTGGCTTCGCCGGACTGGAGGGAAATAAATTCGCGGTATGGAAAGGATTAAGCCTGATGTTTTCCATTTGCTTCAGAGTTGCTGAGATTACATCTGACCTCAAGCCCATTGGTATTCAAATTAATGCTCACGTTGCCAGAGCCTTTACCCAGTTTTCCCCGTTCCATTTTCTCCAGTGCATCATTATCATTGCACGGTTTAACAGAAGTTCTTCTCCCGGGTCAATGAAATCATTTCCATTCTTAAGCCCGTGTTCGAAAGCATATCTAAGGCGCCCGGAGTACCATTCCAGAAATTTTAAGGATGCTTCGAATTTCGATATTCTCAGATTATGCATAAAAAAAGCGATACAGATCTCTTGCAGCTGATCCTGTCTCGGCAGCCAGATATAGTTAATAGAATTATTTCCGGGATAGAGCAAAACCTCAACTTTTTCAAAAGCGGGATTATAAACAAAATCCCCGGACTGGAATACCCATTTTTTCTGAATTTCCTTCGCAAGTGAGCACATTCTTATATATTTCTTTGATGTATCCATTTAACCAACCTCAGAATATATTATGAGTATCAGGCTAAAAGGAGTAGCCGAGCTGTGTGAAAGTATTAACTTCAGATTGTTTATATAAAACTTCAGGTAACTATTCAGGGTATAGTTAACGGCGCTCTCTTGAGCGCCGCTATAATACCCTCCAAAACAGGTAATCCGTTCTTTCTAATTGTAGAGATGTAAGCTCTAATTCTGCAGAAAGCTTCCGCTCCTTGTATAGTTCTGAAAGTTCCTGATATTTTCTGCTGTAATTTCATCATCCTGATATCTCTTTCTGCTTGATTATTCTCAAACGGAACTTTCAAATCTGTCAGGAATCTCAGAATATTTTCTTTGTGTTCTATAAACCTATCTAGCAGATTCCTTGCTTTTGTTTTTGGATTTTTTCCACGTTTTCCTTTCTTTTCAGGATTTAGAGATTGTGGATTTTCTTCAATTCCTTTAATTATGATAGCATCGAACCTTTCTTCCAATGCTTTAATTTGCTCAAAATCCAGTTCTTTGACTTGATCCTTGCATTCGTCGGTATACTTTTTCATCTCAGTGAGCAATTCATTCATTTCTTTAGCCCACTGCTGTTTATAGTTCTCTTCAATTCCAGTAAGTTCTCTCTGTAAATGAGCATTACAGAGAGCATGATCACAGTCATAAACGTTGTAAGGTTTCCATCCGTCGTGAACTGCTACTCCCTTAAACTCCGGAAGAATACCCATAGCGTCTATTGCTTCTGCTCCTCTTTTTGAGTGAGGTAAATAACAGGTGTATTTCTCATTAGAAGCTACATGAAGCCAGTGTCTTTTTCCTTCAATCTTCATACCAGTTTCATCAAAATTGATTACAGGCGAGGCTAATAACTTCTCTCTAATAACGTTTTCAAATTCCTCTAAATTCTGGAAACATTCTCTTTCTGCTCTAATTATCGTAGCAGGACAGATTTTTATTCCCATTATGTCCTCAAAAAATTCGGAAATTCTTTCATAGGGGATAAAATGGTGATTTTTACAGTAAATAGCTGAAGCTAAAATATTTGGACCATACTGAACTGGATATTTAACTGATTCAGGAAAAACAGCTTTATTTATTTTTCCACAGTAAGGGCAGGTCTTTATCTGACTTTTGTGTTCTGTAACAATCAGATTTACAGGAGGAATATCAAAGACCTGTCTTTTCTCATAGGCTTCAACTTCAACATTCTCAAGAGTATGGCCACATTCTTTGCAGCAACTCAAAGAATGTTCTATTACCTACTCAGGATGATCAACCATTTCAAGAGTTGTTCCTGGATGACCATCTTGACCTCCAGGTTTTTTGCCACTCTTTTTACGGAGACTCTTGGGGTTAGGTTTCTCCTTGATAAAAAAATCAGTAGAAGGAGGGCGACTGCTGTTACGACTGTTTTGGTTTAAACGAGATTCTAATACCTTTACACGTTCTTCGAGTTCAGCAATACGAATAGATTGTTCTTCTATGATAGTCTCAAGCCTCTGGATTACAGAAATTACAGCTTCAGGACCAGCGTCATAAATGATAAGAATCTCTTCACGTGTAAGCATAATAACGAAAGGAAATAGGATTCAATTTATATGCAATTTTTCCTCGAAAAGAGGAAAAATTGTAGCCTTTCAAAGGCTCTACCTGAATAGTTACAACTTCAGGTGATTTGTATAAAACCTCAGGTGATTTGTATAAAACTTCAGATGGTTTATATAAAAGGTGTTGTTTTTCAAAGTAATCAATAAATTTGCGCCTGACCTGTCAGAGCACCATCAAAGGCTTTTCAGGAGAAAATCATCAATCATGAGAATAAAAGTTTGTGGTATTAAAAGGGTCGAAGATGCTGTTATGGCTGCATACTGTGGAGCTGATGCCATTGGACTGGTAGTGGGACGGAAGCATAATTCAGACGATTTTATCGACAAACATTTAGCCCAAAAAATTGTGAGAGAATGCCCGCCTTATATTTCACCGGTTCTGGTTACGGAACTGGATGACGCTGAAGAAATCTCTGGTCTGGTGCATGAAACAGGTGTTACTTCTGTCCAGTTGCATTCTGATTGTACGGTTGATAGTATCATATCACTGCGAAAAACCTTCCCTAATATAAAAATAATCAAAAACTTTCACGTCATCGGGCCAGGGGTTATTCATGCTATGAAACCCTTCGAATCTGTGGTAGATGCTTTCATCCTGGACACTCTTGATTTAGCCAATGATAAAGTGGGTTCAACAGGTTTAGTCCATGATTGGAGTATTAGCAGAAAAATTGTTAAAGAGGTGTCACGACCAGTTATCCTGGCAGGAGGTCTGACTCCGGAAAATGTTGGAGAAGCTATACGGGTTGTAAATCCATATGGTGTAGACGCCAGTTCCGGGCTTAAAGACTCCAATGGCTTTAAAGATGAAATGAAAGTGATTAATTTCGTACATCGTGCAAAAAATGATTTTTTCAAGGTAAGAAATTTATCTTTAGAAAATTAAACCCGGGCTTTAGAAGAAAAATTAATCTTTGGAAGAAAAACTAACCTTTAAAAGAAAAACCAGGCCGTAAGAAGAAAATTCAGAGTTTTTAGCTGTTAACTTTTGCCTGTTTTTCCGGCATCATTGGTGGAATTATTAATCAGATTATTAGTGCGATTTAAGGTTATTAGTGCGATTTAAGGTTATTAGTGCGATTTACATAATTTCTAGCCTTTTCCAGTGTCTTGACATGTGCTACTCAACATTACAGGTATCATGATGTATATTATCACATTTTCTTTTAGTATTGGTTATGATGTCAGGCGGTGTTTCCATGCATACCATACGATTAGTGCCGAAGCTACGGCTGCTGAGAGTGTCATTAGTGCTCCGCCCCAGTATGCAGACTGTGCAGCCTCAATTACGCTGGTAAACCACAGGACAGCAAAGACCGCGCCCACGATGATATTTAACCAGCAGTTCAGCGAATTTTTCAGGTTAAGGGATAGAAAAGACATCACCATTGGAACCAGCATTATGATTGCAAAAAATAATATCATACCAGGGTTTATTTTTTGACCTTCTGCCATTCCTTCCATTAATTGTGCTATAACGCCCGGTTCCATAAGCACTATTATCTGATGAGCCAGAAAGGCAATTGATGCAAAAAGCCAGAGCACTGAAATCTTTATCCTCCAATCTTCCAAAACTTCTGCCTCCTTAGAGATCTCTTAAAGTAACTTTATCTTTTACTATTTTTTCCCTATCATAACTCTTCTACTTTCCTCACGCAATTTTTATTTTATTTGAAATTTAAATTACTTATTATGTCATACTGGATACATGGGAAATTGTAACAAAGAACGTTCAAATCAGATAAAAGGTTGTTATTTCAGTCGAATACCCTGTAGCTTGCAGCGGGGTACGCCAGCGTAACTCTGATTGTAGATTGTTATTGAAAACACGAGGATGTGACAGAGACGCTGCAATCAAAAAATTTAACGTTTCAAAGGTAATTGTACCTTTACTTATGTATACTCTAAATTGAAAGGCGATTATTGATGGAAAAGAGATACTTGAGGTATTCTGATGGTCGATATGAAGCAGACATTGATATCACTGTAGAAGAATGGAAATCAATGCTTCAGAATCCAAAAATTTTTGGACCTAAATATTTGGATATGATTTTGAAATGGTACTACGAAATTGATCATCGAGCTACAAGTCAAGCAATAATGGCAAAGTATCCATCTGAGTTGAAAGGTACTCCATACAATGGATACGTCATTGGTTTAACTAACAGAATTATCAAGTATCTTAATCGATTTGAAGTAATCGGAACTCAAGGTAATGAATCAAAATTCATTGTACCATTTGAAGGGTGGTATGAAGACTATAAAGAGGGTAACCATTTTGTTTGGAAGGTAAGAGATGAATTAGTCCAGGCAATAGAAGAGCTTGGTCTAGTAGATGAAAAAAAGTTTCCATCTGAAGAAGAAGAGCTTAAAAGTTATTCTATAGAAAACCGGAAAGATGGTAAAATTATAATGCGTTATACTACTCAATATGAACGAAATCCAATAAATAGACGTAATGCTATTAGAATACATGGAACTGTATGCCAGGGATGTGGATTTGATTTTGAAAAGGTATATGGTGAAATAGGGAAAGATTACATTGAAGTTCATCATATAAAACCGCTTTATGAAGGGGGAGGTTCCGTTCCAATAAATGCTGAAACAGATTTAATCTGTGTTTGTGCTAATTGTCATCGTATGATTCACAGAAGAAAGGATAAAGTCCTATCTCTAAAAGAATTACAAAAATTACTGTTAGCAAACAAAAATTGATTGTATTTTGCTGAGTGTTTGTATTTCCAGTTCTCAAGAATGCATAGTGTACAGGTTATCCCAGTCCTTCAAGAGTTAGATTCAAAAAAAATAAATCCGGAATGACATTCAATGAAATAACTGGGTATCCGTGACATGTTTTGTTTTATGAGGGAACTTCTTTTCGAAATTCTCAAGTTCTTCCTCAGTGACCTCAAAAGAACCTGATGCGAAAAATTTTCCGGATACCTGTTTCAGGCTTCCGCTGTAGAGTTCCAGTGCCATGAAAGCATCGAAGTTTTCACCGGAAGATGTCTGAATATTATATTCTCTGGTATTTCTGAAACCGAACCTGTTATAATATTCCGGGTTGCCAAAAATGAATATTGCTTTATATCCCAGTTGCCTTGCTTTTTCAATAGTGTTGTTCATCAGTAAAGAGCCAATACCTTTTTTCTGATATGAAGGCAGTACTCCGAGAGGGCCCATGCACAGGACTTCGAATTCCTTGTTCTCGTCATTGATCACTTTTGCCCTCGAATAGATTATATTGCCCACGATCATGTCGCCATCACATGCAACATAGTCCAGTTCCTTTACAAAATCAGGTGATTTTCTCATATTGTGGGCGATAAGGTGTTCGACACACCCTGGTTGA
This window of the Methanosarcina mazei S-6 genome carries:
- a CDS encoding NUDIX domain-containing protein, translated to MSVYSNGILLFRFRDERLEVMLVHPGGPIWAKKDYDVWSIPKGLPEKNESPLDTAKREFREETGFEIDGEFIDMGEIKQSGSKIVHVWALEKDLDVTDVVSNTFTLEWPKNSGKIRKYPEVDKAGWFDIELARKKIRKGQAGFIDRLVDILHYSQKGERSGKEKRYRQTTLF
- a CDS encoding phosphoribosylanthranilate isomerase, which gives rise to MRIKVCGIKRVEDAVMAAYCGADAIGLVVGRKHNSDDFIDKHLAQKIVRECPPYISPVLVTELDDAEEISGLVHETGVTSVQLHSDCTVDSIISLRKTFPNIKIIKNFHVIGPGVIHAMKPFESVVDAFILDTLDLANDKVGSTGLVHDWSISRKIVKEVSRPVILAGGLTPENVGEAIRVVNPYGVDASSGLKDSNGFKDEMKVINFVHRAKNDFFKVRNLSLEN
- a CDS encoding DUF6326 family protein; this translates as MEDWRIKISVLWLFASIAFLAHQIIVLMEPGVIAQLMEGMAEGQKINPGMILFFAIIMLVPMVMSFLSLNLKNSLNCWLNIIVGAVFAVLWFTSVIEAAQSAYWGGALMTLSAAVASALIVWYAWKHRLTS
- a CDS encoding HNH endonuclease, whose protein sequence is MEKRYLRYSDGRYEADIDITVEEWKSMLQNPKIFGPKYLDMILKWYYEIDHRATSQAIMAKYPSELKGTPYNGYVIGLTNRIIKYLNRFEVIGTQGNESKFIVPFEGWYEDYKEGNHFVWKVRDELVQAIEELGLVDEKKFPSEEEELKSYSIENRKDGKIIMRYTTQYERNPINRRNAIRIHGTVCQGCGFDFEKVYGEIGKDYIEVHHIKPLYEGGGSVPINAETDLICVCANCHRMIHRRKDKVLSLKELQKLLLANKN
- a CDS encoding GNAT family N-acetyltransferase — its product is MNISIRPEEENDFKNVEHMIREAFWDLYQPGCVEHLIAHNMRKSPDFVKELDYVACDGDMIVGNIIYSRAKVINDENKEFEVLCMGPLGVLPSYQKKGIGSLLMNNTIEKARQLGYKAIFIFGNPEYYNRFGFRNTREYNIQTSSGENFDAFMALELYSGSLKQVSGKFFASGSFEVTEEELENFEKKFPHKTKHVTDTQLFH